The Burkholderia ambifaria AMMD genome contains the following window.
CGGCATGGCGCCGGCGCCGTCCACCGCGCCGTCGGGCATGCCGAGCAGCGGCACGGCCGGCAGCGGCGTCGACGCGGCGAGCATGCCGGGCGCGGCATCCGCGCCGGCGGGCGCGAGCGGCGGCTGACACGCGACAGCGGGCGTCGTCCGGCCCTGCCGCGGCGACGTGCCGGCTCGGCACGTGCGCCGCACGGCGCACGCGTGCGACGCCCTGCGCGTGAAAGATTTGCAAGGACCGTTGTAGTGATTCCCGGACCGGCGCCGCTCGTATCACGCCGGCGCACGCCGTCCGGAACAGGAGGTGCGATGCAGAACGCGGAATCGAATTCAACCCCCGAAAAGCAGCGCGAACAGATCGCGAAGAGCCCCGTGAAGACGCCGGCGGCCGGCGACATGCCCGATGCGTCGACCCAGGCTGCGGAAGTGGCGAAGCGGCCGCTGACGCCCGAGACGGTCGCGGCGAAAATGCCGACCGGCCTGCCGCCGATCGACGTCGATGCCCATGCGGTCGACAGCGGCGACCCGGTGCGGCGCGCCGCCGGCCGGATCGTCACGCTCGACAACGCGAACATGGCGAGGACGGACAACACGGTCGACGTGGACGGCAAGGGCCAGGAGGCCGCCGCCGGCGCGACCGAGTGGCACGACAACGTGATTTACTCGAATGCGTCGCTCGACGACGCTGTCATGACGCCCGATGAAGGGCTCGGCGGCATCGAGAGCCGGCCGGGCGGCAATGTGCCGCTGATCGGGACGCGGCCGGGTTGGCGCGTCCGGTATGTCGGCGACGTGGAGGTGGAGGTCCAGCATGGCGTCGGCGCGCGGGCCGAACATGTGATCTGTTTCGAGCGGATCGGCTGACGTCGCGATCGTTGCTTCGGCGGACCGCCAGGAGGCGGTCCGCCGTGAGCTTACCGCATGCCCTTACTGCGGGCCGAGTTCCTGCGCGGACGTGTCCGCATCGTTGCCTTGCGCAACGAGCACGTGAACGTCGTTGGGTATCACGTCGCTAATACCGCCGGCCGGAATCGTCAGCAGCAGCCAGTCGGCGTTGTTGTTGAGCGCGACGGGCGGGGTCTTCAGGATCGGCGTCTTGCTGCCTGCCGTCGTGACGATCACCTGGTACGTGCCGCCGTTCAGGTAGACGGAATCCTGTCCGGATGCCGGCACCGCATTCTGGTAGGCCGCACCGGCCAGCGTCGGGCTTTGTGCCGTGATGTCGGTGCCCGGAGGGACCACGTAGACGTCGACGTTCTGCGCGTTCGGCGACGCGTT
Protein-coding sequences here:
- a CDS encoding DUF3005 domain-containing protein — protein: MQNAESNSTPEKQREQIAKSPVKTPAAGDMPDASTQAAEVAKRPLTPETVAAKMPTGLPPIDVDAHAVDSGDPVRRAAGRIVTLDNANMARTDNTVDVDGKGQEAAAGATEWHDNVIYSNASLDDAVMTPDEGLGGIESRPGGNVPLIGTRPGWRVRYVGDVEVEVQHGVGARAEHVICFERIG